From Halichondria panicea chromosome 12, odHalPani1.1, whole genome shotgun sequence, a single genomic window includes:
- the LOC135344752 gene encoding uncharacterized protein LOC135344752 yields the protein MLAMFNGCVHVLDMLIKEFNSSCHVRDDDGYTLLHQACRCGHIELIDKLVLEYGLNPADKDNDGNTPLHIAASIKGRVETVRHLISKHSADIDCTNNQNSTPSMLAVPNKQVTVLNVLVKEFNSNCHVRDRYGQTLLHQVCGDGGHIEMIDKLVMECGLNLEDRDGKGNTPLHIAAWAGHVETVRHLINKHSADTDCTNNENDTPLMVAWLMGHSHVLDVLVREFNSSCHIRSYTLLHCACERGHIKLIDKLVNKYGLNFRDRRDNDGNTSLHIAALFGHVEAVRHLISKHSIDIDCSNNQNVTPLMLAVLNGHIHVFDELVKEFNSCCHVQDCNGQTLLHYACDGGHIELIDKLVLEYGLSLRVRDDNGDTPLHFAAVKGHFETVEHLISKYNVYTDVTNNSNNTPLMLAALKDHDNVLDVLVKEFNRSRHVRGYTLLHSACDCGYIKLIEKLVIVYGLDLGDRNNDGNTPLHIGAKKGHVETVRHLITQHKVETNITNNVNSTPLCLAAQSGHEIVIHALIKEFNCSPHVRGCNGQTLLHYACQNGHVKLLNKLLVKYKVEPSIRDNDGNTPLHILCRTLHTEEERLRTMLCKYQYWTVFQVNNDGNTPLHTATLSEQAHCARLLLQKYNAPLFVRNKDGKTALDLAKAQRSHEIVKIFKNHNSEMQLTYRQLDKLAKQEFGDEKNLTRIFVVGHPGAGKSTLVETIKTEGLISYFSTSTVAPHTAGIVPSTYDSNAYGRMILYDFAGDSEYYSSHAAIMESINTSKGSNIYLIVCDLSKGEEAAVTKYSYWLSFLSYNIKQFSNTIILPVGSHADVINKTSVKQALCMLDSVSKKFCSSSKIDDLHIEQSVALDCRKRGAVVNDIKELTKRFSNLVSLSPETSTLLGLLKKDFEHVSACKISLLISHIEDTGIPLPLNSSSLYLLIRELDDLGLLMVIEREGDSIENHIIILKISTFTSDLHKKLFSEPARTDLTKHIDQLKFSVGIIPESLLEKVLPEYITKESLLKLQYCQEIENLNVEEDHTLSQLTSEPVTTDGATKEKSHLFFPALCDLKLVDIQWPKSEGDKITLGWYAKCDGDRFDFFPTRFLHVLIVNLSHNFALKQNLPTRHRLSTAPSNSLIAEVHAANPSCCVWSTGLHWLMKNGVEVFVDMPKDADSKELIVLARSDVRNQAKCSETLELVIQKVVEAKMEFCAGIVPSVYLLDPSNLKDEPFTNAINSPKYALRDIEEALAEGTEEVADKDRHCFSTPIKEWISPTRWAISYWNLFFPMDTFLVHSALQEVTGAQWKLLGISLPIPWNKLEDIENNDSSYPGDIAKKEEVIRLWMSQEPTWIVLVEALSQSTYGWSQNSSQISQEHNVPLQKKILENDSSLRPDKEFLQSFAAIIGSRWQCLASPLSLTSEDIVSIKRETRGSEPIRQALVMLQKWATRETATYGQLRERLRTLSVFHI from the exons atgctagctatgtttaatggttgtgtgcatgttttggatatgctaatcaaagaattcaacagcagttgtcatgtccgagatgacgatggttatactctccttcaccaaGCATGCCGttgtggtcatatagaactgatagacaaattagtgcttgaatatggcctcaatcccgcagataaagataatgatggtaacacacctctacatattgcagcctccattaaaggacgtgttgaaacagtgagacacctgattagcaagcacagtgctgatattgattgcactaataatcaaaACAGTACACCATCGATGCTAGCTGTGCCGAACAAACAGGTAACTGTTTTGAATgtgttagtcaaagaattcaacagcaattgtcatgtccgagatCGCTATGGTCAAACTCTCCTTCACCAAGTATGCGGCGATGGTGGCCACATTGAaatgatagacaaactggtgatggaatgTGGCCTCAATCTCGAAGATAGGGACGGTAaaggaaacacacctctacatattgcagcctgggcaggacatgttgaaacagtgagacacctgatcaataagcacagtgctgatactgattgcactaataatgaGAATGATACACCATTGATGGTGGCTTGGTTGATGGGTCATAGTCATGTTTTGGATGTATTAGTCagagaattcaacagcagttgtcacaTCCGaagttatactctccttcactgtgCATGCGAGCGTGGCCATAtaaaactgatagacaaactaGTAAATAAATATGGCCTCAATTTCAGAGACAGAAGAGATAATGATGGAAATACatctctacatattgcagccttgttcggacatgttgaagcagtgagacacctgattagtaAACACAGTATTGATATCGATTGCTCCAATAACCAGAACGTTACTCCGTTGATGCTGGCTGTGCTCAATGGTCACATACATGTTTTTGATGaattagtcaaagaatttaacAGCTGTTGTCATGTCCAAGATTGCAACGGTCaaactctccttcactatgcatgtgatggtggtcatatagaactaatagacaaactggtattggaatatggcctcagtCTCAGAGTTAGAGATGATAATggagacacacctctacattTTGCAGCCGTTAAAGGACATTTTGAAACAGTAgaacacctgatcagtaagtaCAATGTTTATACTGATGTCACCAATAATAGCAATAAcactccattgatgctagctgcacTGAAAGATCATGACAATGTTTTGGATGTGctagtcaaagaatttaacCGAAGTCGTCACGTCAGAGGTTATACTCTTCTTCACTCTGCTTGCGATTGTGGCTATATAAAACTGATAGAAAAACTTGTGATAGTATATGGCCTTGATCTTGGTGATAGGAataatgatggaaacacacctctacatattggagCCAagaaaggacatgttgaaacagtgagacacttGATTACTCAGCACAAAGTTGAAACCAATATCACTAACAATGTTAACTCTACCCCATTGTGTTTAGCTGCTCAAAGTGGTCATGAGATTGTGATACATGCTCTGATTAAAGAGTTCAATTGCAGCCCACATGTCAGAGGCTGCAATGGTCAAACTCTACTTCATTACGCTTGCCAGAATGGTCACGTGAAACTGTTGAATAAATTGTTAGTCAAGTATAAGGTAGAACCATCAATTAGAgataatgatggaaacacacctctgcaTATTTTGTGTCGTACTCTGCACACTGAAGAAGAGAGGCTAAGAACAATGCTTTGCAAGTATCAGTACTGGACAGTGTTTCAAGTGAATAATGATGGCAACACACCTCTTCACACAGCAACTCTCTCTGAACAAGCTCATTGTGCACGCTTACTACTGCAGAAATACAATGCTCCACTTTTTGTGCGAAACAAAGATGGGAAGACCGCCCTTGATCTAGCTAAAGCTCAGAGAAGCCATGAAATTGTTAAAATTTTCAAAAATCATAATTCTGAGATGCAGTTAACATATCGGCAACTAGATAAACTCGCTAAACAAGAGTTTGGTGATGAAAAAAACCTCACCAGAATATTTGTTGTAGGTCATCCAGGTGCAGGGAAATCCACGCTTGTTGAAACTATCAAAACAGAAGGTTTGATTAGCTACTTCAGCACATCCACTGTTGCCCCTCACACTGCAGGTATTGTTCCAAGTACTTATGACAGTAATGCTTATGGAAGAATGATACTCTATGATTTTGCTGGTGATTCCGAGTACTATTCCTCACATGCTGCAATTATGGAGTCAATCAACACATCAAAAGGAAGTAATATATATTTGATAGTTTGTGATTTGAGTAAAGGCGAAGAAGCTGCTGTCACTAAATACAGCTACTGGCTTTCATTTCTATCATACAATATTAAGCAATTCTCAAACACAATTATCCTTCCAGTGGGAAGCCATGCTGATGTAATTAACAAAACCTCAGTTAAACAAGCGTTATGTATGCTTGACAGTGTATCCAAAAAATTCTGTAGCAGCTCCAAGATTGATGATTTACACATCGAACAAAGTGTTGCTCTTGATTGTCGTAAACGAGGAGCTGTAGTGAATGATATAAAAGAACTAACAAAGAGATTCTCCAATTTAGTATCCCTTTCCCCAGAGACAAGCACACTCTTGGGATTGTTGAAGAAAGACTTTGAACACGTTTCAGCTTGCAAAATAAGCCTCCTTATCTCTCACATAGAAGATACTGGAATTCCGCTGCCACTAAATTCTTCATCGCTATACCTTCTCATAAGAGAGTTGGATGATTTGGGTCTGCTAATGGTAATAGAGAGAGAAGGGGACTCCATTGAGAACCACATAATCATTCTCAAGATATCAACATTCACATCAGATTTGCACAAAAAACTCTTTTCAGAGCCTGCTAGAACTGACCTCACCAAGCATATTGATCAACTCAAGTTTAGCGTAGGTATTATTCCAGAATCACTACTGGAGAAAGTACTGCCAGAGTACATCACAAAAGAAAGTTTACTTAAGCTGCAATACTGTCAAGAAATTGAGAATTTGAACGTGGAAGAGGACCACACTCTTTCTCAACTCACTTCAGAACCAGTAACAACAGATGGTGCCACTAAAGAGAAGTCTCATTTATTTTTCCCTGCTCTATGTGATCTCAAGCTTGTGGACATTCAATGGCCTAAATCTGAAGGTGATAAGATTACTTTGGGATGGTATGCTAAATGTGATGGTGACAGATTTGATTTCTTCCCAACACGATTTCTCCATGTGCTTATTGTTAACCTCTCTCACAACTTTGCATTAAAGCAAAACTTGCCCACAAGACACAGACTCTCCACTGCACCTTCCAATTCTTTGATTGCTGAGGTACATGCTGCCAATCCTAGCTGTTGCGTCTGGTCGACTGGTTTGCATTGGCTTATGAAGAATGGAGTGGAAGTATTTGTCGATATGCCTAAAGACGCTGATAGTAAAGAACTGATTGTACTAGCAAGAAGTGACGTCAgaaatcaagccaagtgttCTGAAACTCTGGAACTAGTTATTCAAAAGGTAGTAGAAGCAAAAATGGAGTTCTGTGCTGGTATAGTGCCTTCTGTTTACCTTCTTGATCCAAGCAATCTCAAGGATGAACCTTTTACGAATGCTATAAATTCACCTAAATACGCTCTCAGAGATATCGAAGAAGCACTAGCAGAAGGCACTGAGGAAGTTGCCGATAAAGACAGACATTGCTTCTCCACTCCAATCAAAGAATGGATTAGCCCAACAAGATGGGCCATATCTTACTGGA ATCTGTTTTTTCCAATGGATACCTTCTTGGTTCATTCTGCTTTGCAAGAAGTAACCGGTGCTCAATGGAAACTGCTAGGAATTAGTCTTCCAATTCCCTGGAACAAATTAGAGGACATTGAGAATAATGACTCATCATACCCTGGTGACATTGCTAAGAAAGAAGAAGTAATTCGACTGTGGATGTCTCAAGAACCCACCTGGATAGTGTTGGTAGAGGCTCTCAGTCAATCTACATATGGATggtcacagaattcaagtCAAATCTCACAAGAGCACA ATGTGCCTCTACAAAAGAAAATTCTTGAAAACGATTCATCCCTCCGTCCTGACAAGGAATTTCTCCAATCGTTTGCTGCCATCATTGGCTCTCGATGGCAGTGTCTTGCttctcccctctccctcacttctgaagacattgtgagcatcaagagagagacaagaggATCAGAGCCAATCAGACAAGCACTCGTCATGCTACAGAAGTGGGCAACCAGGGAGACGGCAACTTATGGTCAGTTGAGAGAGAGGCTCCGTACACTCTCAGTGTTTCATATCTGA
- the LOC135344753 gene encoding ankyrin-1-like, with protein sequence MDGESESCDTPLHTAARRGDLDEVRELLKTKQYKVDARNSHNQTCLHLACANGHLDTVWTLANDFGADIGAIDNDRSTPLLFAAKNNHVQIIIMLLLLSMLGRQLFNGIRLPCSFSHTKLDSHHIQIFEEVLFEYYNNSEAVEKTMQVISKFFLDQFIDYNDVGFFALLIAASLGLKDLIDRLVLEKKADLNIKGFRGLSVLHCACYGGHVLLVESLVSKYVMDFSVKDKYGYSVLHYAITKGVPYTCAGGRLKLMDKLVMECGLNPADRDIIGNTPLHIAAMSGHVEAVRHLISKHSADIDSINNENNTPLMLAARTGNSHVIDVLVKEFNSSRHVRGYNGRTFLHQACNGGHIELIDKLVMEYGLDLRDRHDDGNTPLHIAAMAGHVEAVRHLISKHSADIDNKNNTPLMLAALYGHVHVLDAFFREFNSSCHVRSYNGCTLLHYACKGGHIELIDKLVMEYGLNPEDRNGKGNTPLHIAAMKGHVEAVRHLISKHSADVDCINKTKSTPLMLAVRSGHAHVLDALVKEFNSSCHVRGYNDRSLLHQACDRGHIKLIDKLVMEYGLSPKDRNCKGNTPLHIAASKGHVETVKHLIRNHKVETNITNNKKSTPLCLAA encoded by the coding sequence ATGGATGGCGAAAGCGAGTCATGTGATACTCCCCTGCACACTGCTGCGAGACGTGGGGACTTAGATGAGGTCAGAGAGCTGTTGAAAACAAAGCAATATAAAGTGGACGCCAGAAACTCACACAACCAAACATGTCTTCATCTAGCATGTGCTAATGGTCATCTTGATACGGTTTGGACACTAGCAAATGACTTTGGTGCTGACATAGGAGCTATTGATAATGACAGAAGTACACCATTACTCTTTGCTGCCAAGAACAAccatgtacaaataattatcatgttacTTCTATTATCAATGCTCGGTAGACAACTCTTCAATGGAATAAGACTGCCATGCTCCTTTAGCCACACTAAGCTTGATTCTCATCACATACAAATCTTCGAGGAAGTCCTCTTTGAGTATTACAATAATTCTGAAGCAGTGGAGAAAACTATGCAAGTGATCTCGAAATTTTTTCTTGATCAGTTTATCGATTATAATGATGTAGGCTTCTTTGCATTGCTTATAGCTGCATCACTTGGTCTCAAAGACTTGATTGATCGGTTAGTTTTAGAAAAGAAAGCAGACCTCAATATTAAGGGCTTTCGTGGCTTGTCTGTTCTCCACTGTGCCTGTTATGGAGGACATGTACTGCTCGTGGAAAGCCTTGTTTCAAAATATGTTATGGACTTTTCTGTGAAAGATAAATATGGGTACTCAGTTTTGCATTATGCCATAACAAAGGGGGTTCCATATACATGCGCTGGTGGCCGTTTAAAGCTAATGgacaaactggtgatggaatgtggcctcaatcccgcagatagaGATATTAtaggaaacacacctctacatattgcagccatgtctggacatgttgaagcagttagacacctgatcagtaagcatagtgctgatattgatagCATTAATAATgagaacaatactccattgatgctagctgcgCGAACTGGTAATTCACATGTAATAGATgtgttagtcaaagaattcaacagcagtcgTCATGTCCGAGGATACAATGGTCGAACCTTCCTTCATCAAgcatgcaatggtggtcatattgaactgatagacaaactggtgatggaatatggcctcgatctcAGAGATAGACAcgatgatggaaacacacctctacatattgcagccatggctggacatgttgaagcagtgagacacctgatcagtaagcacagtgctgatattgataataagaacaatactccattgatgctagctgcacTGTATGGtcatgtgcatgttttggatgcaTTCTTCAGAGAATttaacagcagttgtcatgtccgaagTTACAACGGCTGTACTCTCCTGCACTATGCATGCAagggtggccatatagaactaatAGATAAACTGGTAATGGAATATGGCCTTAATCCCGAAGATAGAAATGGTAaaggaaacacacctctacatattgcagccatgaaaggacatgttgaagcagtgagacacctgatcagtaagcacagtgctgatgttgattgcattAATAAAACGAAGagtactccattgatgctagctgtacgTAGTGGTCATGCCCATGTTTTGGATGccttagtcaaagaattcaacagcagttgtcatgttcGAGGTTACAATGATCGTAGTCTTCTTCACCAAGCATGTGATCGTGGCCATATAAAACTTATAGACAAACTGGtaatggaatatggcctcagtCCCAAAGATAGAAATTGTAaaggaaacacacctctacatattgcagcttcgaaaggacatgttgaaacagtgaaaCACCTGATCAGAAATCACAAAGTTGAAACCAATATCACTAACAATAAGAAATCTACCCCATTGTGTTTAGCAGCTTAA